A region from the Paenarthrobacter aurescens genome encodes:
- a CDS encoding mannitol dehydrogenase family protein, with translation MSAELPRLGRDVMPQPKAPVRMVHLGLGAFHRSHQAWYTQHAGDAGKWGIASFTGRRPDAAEVLAAQDGLFTIVERSDAGDSFEVVRSIVEAVDGADVQRLVELVAATQTAVVTLTITEAAYGFGADDVTLLRAGEKPTTPLGRLVRGLAARRDADAGPLAVVSCDNLSDNGNVARHAVANLAREVDAGLADWIDANVSFVSTSVDRITPRTTADDVQLVARKCGYRDEAPVVAEPFRNWVLSGDFPAGRPRWEDAGALFVDHIEPYENRKLWLLNGAHSILAYAGQLRGHTTVAEALADPVCLHAVEEFWDEASRHLAGDDLRIPEYRAALLDRFGNSRIAHHLAQIAMDASTKLRMRAIPVLRAERAAGRSGEGAARMIAAWAAYVDSNPGLQDPQSEAVAVANKEVGSERIAALVALLDAELARDSAVVELVHKLSISFAPEVSANAGTAA, from the coding sequence ATGAGCGCCGAACTGCCGCGCCTTGGCCGCGACGTTATGCCCCAGCCCAAGGCTCCCGTGCGCATGGTGCACCTGGGCCTGGGCGCTTTCCACCGTTCGCACCAGGCCTGGTACACGCAGCACGCCGGCGATGCGGGGAAGTGGGGCATTGCCTCCTTCACTGGTCGGCGTCCGGATGCTGCCGAGGTTCTGGCGGCCCAAGACGGACTGTTCACCATTGTGGAGCGCTCCGATGCGGGGGATTCGTTCGAGGTTGTGCGCAGCATTGTGGAAGCCGTGGATGGCGCCGATGTGCAGCGCCTGGTGGAACTGGTAGCGGCGACCCAAACCGCTGTGGTCACGCTGACCATCACCGAAGCCGCCTACGGGTTTGGCGCGGACGACGTGACGCTGCTGCGTGCCGGCGAAAAGCCCACGACGCCGTTGGGGCGCCTGGTCCGCGGCCTCGCCGCCCGCAGGGACGCCGACGCCGGTCCCCTCGCCGTGGTCTCCTGCGACAACCTCTCGGACAACGGCAACGTAGCGCGCCATGCGGTAGCGAACCTTGCCCGGGAGGTGGACGCCGGTCTGGCGGACTGGATTGATGCCAACGTCAGTTTCGTGAGCACCTCAGTGGACAGGATCACCCCGCGCACCACCGCCGACGACGTTCAGCTGGTGGCCCGCAAGTGCGGCTACCGGGATGAAGCGCCGGTTGTGGCCGAGCCCTTCCGTAACTGGGTGCTCAGCGGAGACTTTCCTGCCGGTCGCCCCCGTTGGGAGGACGCCGGCGCGCTCTTCGTGGACCACATAGAGCCTTACGAGAACCGGAAGCTCTGGCTCCTCAACGGCGCACACTCCATCCTGGCTTACGCCGGACAGCTCCGCGGACACACAACTGTTGCCGAAGCCCTGGCTGATCCCGTGTGCTTGCATGCTGTGGAGGAGTTCTGGGATGAAGCATCCCGCCACCTTGCCGGCGACGATCTGCGCATTCCTGAGTACAGGGCCGCCTTGCTGGACCGCTTTGGTAACTCGCGGATCGCCCACCACTTGGCCCAAATCGCCATGGATGCCAGCACCAAACTCCGGATGCGGGCCATCCCCGTGCTCCGGGCTGAGCGTGCTGCGGGCCGGAGTGGCGAGGGCGCAGCCCGGATGATTGCGGCGTGGGCCGCGTACGTGGACTCAAACCCCGGATTGCAGGACCCGCAATCGGAGGCAGTAGCCGTGGCCAACAAAGAGGTGGGCTCTGAGCGCATCGCTGCCCTCGTAGCGTTGCTGGATGCTGAGCTCGCCCGGGACTCCGCGGTAGTTGAGCTCGTCCATAAGCTCAGCATTAGCTTTGCACCGGAAGTTTCAGCTAACGCTGGTACTGCGGCGTAG
- the uidB gene encoding glucuronide transporter — protein MKKLSKLSIAGYGAGDAANNLAFTTATMFLLVYYTDVAGISAAAAGTLLLVVRIFDAFADVFAGRMVDRSYSKRFGKFRPFIMFGSIPLLLLSVATFSVPQLGETGTLLYAYVSYAALGLAYSLVNIPYGSLAGAMTQDPGERAKLGSARTVGALLVGSALGIFVAPLIKPGADLQATFTTITLAFVVIGAALYFFTVLTARERVHRTVPNVSFKQSMDTLRTNRPLLMLCLSSFLFLTGYMALSSVQLYYLRDVLGRLDLFPVVAIVQLVMTLALAPLMPRLVRKLGKKNVYMAAGALSMVGGAIVFFSPPSMVWVGFTGLVVSLLGVMAVNIVVWALEADTVEYGEWKTGVRTEGITYALFSFTRKTGQAVGGALAAYCLAVGGYKSGTVQSAEAMQGIQFAAGALPAIMTILAIAVMAKYKLTDAVHAQIVGEIRARRSEEALKVSQKD, from the coding sequence TTGAAAAAGCTCAGCAAACTCAGCATCGCCGGCTATGGTGCCGGCGATGCCGCCAACAATCTTGCCTTCACCACCGCCACGATGTTCCTGCTGGTGTACTACACGGACGTCGCAGGAATTTCGGCGGCCGCGGCCGGCACGCTTCTCCTGGTGGTGAGGATCTTTGACGCGTTCGCCGATGTCTTCGCCGGCCGTATGGTTGACCGCTCCTACAGCAAACGCTTTGGAAAATTCAGGCCGTTCATTATGTTCGGCTCCATTCCGCTCCTGCTCCTCAGTGTGGCCACGTTCTCCGTGCCGCAATTGGGTGAGACGGGCACCTTGCTCTACGCCTATGTGAGCTACGCGGCCCTGGGGTTGGCGTATTCCCTGGTCAACATCCCGTATGGCTCGCTGGCCGGGGCCATGACGCAGGACCCGGGGGAGCGCGCCAAGCTGGGATCCGCCCGCACGGTGGGTGCACTGTTGGTGGGTTCGGCCCTGGGCATCTTCGTTGCTCCACTGATCAAGCCGGGTGCCGACCTCCAAGCCACCTTCACCACCATCACGCTGGCCTTCGTGGTGATCGGTGCGGCGTTGTACTTCTTCACTGTCCTCACGGCCAGGGAACGCGTTCACCGCACTGTTCCGAACGTTTCGTTCAAACAGAGCATGGACACCTTGAGGACCAACCGCCCGCTGCTCATGCTGTGCCTGAGCTCGTTCCTCTTCCTGACCGGCTACATGGCGTTGTCCTCCGTTCAGCTCTACTACCTCCGCGATGTGCTGGGTCGCTTGGATCTGTTTCCAGTGGTGGCCATAGTCCAGCTGGTGATGACCTTGGCCCTTGCACCTTTGATGCCGCGGTTGGTCCGCAAGCTGGGCAAAAAGAATGTGTATATGGCTGCCGGAGCGCTCTCCATGGTGGGCGGAGCTATTGTTTTCTTCTCTCCTCCCTCCATGGTCTGGGTTGGATTCACCGGGCTGGTGGTCAGCCTGCTGGGCGTCATGGCTGTAAACATCGTGGTGTGGGCTTTGGAGGCCGACACTGTGGAGTATGGCGAGTGGAAAACCGGCGTCCGCACCGAGGGAATCACCTACGCGCTGTTTTCCTTCACCCGCAAGACCGGCCAAGCCGTGGGCGGCGCCCTGGCCGCCTATTGCCTCGCCGTGGGCGGGTACAAGTCGGGCACGGTTCAGAGCGCGGAAGCCATGCAGGGAATTCAATTCGCCGCCGGGGCGCTGCCCGCCATCATGACCATTCTGGCCATAGCGGTGATGGCCAAGTACAAGCTCACGGACGCGGTGCATGCGCAGATTGTGGGAGAGATCCGCGCTCGCCGTTCCGAGGAGGCCTTGAAGGTTAGCCAAAAAGACTAG
- the manD gene encoding D-mannonate dehydratase ManD translates to MKIIAAEVFVTSPSRNFVTLRITTEDGVTGIGDATLNGRELAVAAYLKEHVAQLLIGKDPHRIEDTWQFLYRSSYWRRGPVTMAAIAAVDMALWDIKGKFAGMPVYQLLGGASRNGLRAYGHASGADIPSLFDSVREHLELGYKSIRIQTAIPGIKAVYGVAAQAQASGERYDYEPAGRGAFPQEEDWDTRAYLRHLPTVFEAVRNEFGPEIPLLHDGHHRMTPIQAAKLGKALEPYDLFWLEDCTPAENQEGLRLVRQHTTTPLAIGEIFNTVFDFQTLIKEQLIDYVRAASTHFGGISPLKKVMDFAAQYQIKSGFHGPTDISPVGFAAQLHVGLAIHNYGIQEYMQHSDKTNEVFQQSMTFKDGYLHPGDNPGIGVEFNEEAAAAFPYQQAYLPYNRLVDGTVHDW, encoded by the coding sequence GTGAAAATCATTGCCGCTGAAGTCTTTGTGACCAGCCCGTCCCGTAACTTTGTTACCTTGCGTATCACCACGGAGGACGGTGTGACGGGCATTGGTGACGCCACGCTCAACGGCCGTGAACTGGCCGTCGCCGCGTACCTCAAGGAGCACGTGGCGCAGCTGCTCATCGGCAAGGATCCGCACCGGATCGAGGACACCTGGCAGTTCCTCTACCGCAGCTCATACTGGCGCCGTGGCCCCGTGACCATGGCGGCGATTGCCGCCGTCGACATGGCGCTGTGGGACATCAAGGGCAAGTTCGCCGGGATGCCGGTGTACCAGCTGCTGGGTGGCGCTTCCCGCAACGGTTTGCGGGCCTACGGCCACGCGTCCGGCGCGGACATTCCCTCGCTGTTCGACTCCGTTCGGGAGCACCTGGAACTGGGCTACAAGTCCATCCGCATCCAGACCGCCATCCCCGGCATCAAAGCCGTGTACGGTGTTGCCGCGCAGGCACAGGCCTCGGGTGAACGCTACGACTACGAGCCCGCCGGCCGTGGCGCGTTCCCGCAGGAAGAGGACTGGGATACCCGCGCCTACCTGCGCCACCTGCCCACCGTGTTTGAAGCCGTGCGGAACGAATTCGGCCCGGAAATCCCGCTGCTGCACGACGGCCACCACCGCATGACGCCCATCCAGGCCGCCAAACTCGGCAAGGCGCTGGAGCCGTACGACCTCTTCTGGCTGGAAGACTGCACCCCGGCCGAGAACCAGGAAGGCCTGCGCCTGGTCCGCCAGCACACCACCACGCCGCTGGCCATCGGCGAAATCTTCAACACCGTGTTCGACTTCCAGACCCTCATCAAAGAACAGCTGATCGATTACGTTCGGGCTGCATCCACCCACTTTGGCGGCATTTCACCGCTGAAGAAGGTCATGGACTTCGCGGCCCAGTACCAGATCAAGTCCGGCTTCCACGGTCCCACCGATATTTCGCCCGTAGGTTTCGCCGCCCAGCTCCACGTGGGCCTGGCCATCCACAACTACGGCATCCAGGAATACATGCAGCACTCGGACAAGACCAACGAGGTCTTCCAGCAGTCAATGACCTTCAAGGACGGCTACCTGCACCCCGGCGATAACCCCGGCATTGGCGTCGAATTCAACGAAGAAGCCGCTGCTGCCTTCCCGTACCAGCAGGCCTACCTGCCGTACAACCGCCTCGTGGACGGCACTGTTCATGACTGGTAA
- a CDS encoding gluconokinase, GntK/IdnK-type, whose product MTGKSDSGARHHIVVMGVAGCGKSTVGAALAERLGAEFLDGDSLHPQANIEKMASGTPLNDDDRAPWLAEIGRRFPASDSSLVIACSALKRSYRDIIRSADPSVVFVHLHGTRELLNARMTARPGHFMPASLLDSQLATLEPLQSDEGGVVVNIAQSVEDIVDDVTSALSGKGSFLVDLTAAPFNLDDAAVEWVEATIGSMTLEEKIGQLFINHNNDYSPAYLDGVLENFHVGGMRYRPGPSSAVQEHIRYAQSKTRIPLLIASNPEMGGAGSCDDGTFVSTHLQAGSHPDKNIARQMGQVAGVETAALGCNWAFAPIVDIHYNWRNTVISTRAFGNTPDIVVERAKEYFDGISESPTVCAMKHFPGDGIDERDQHVVTSYNTLGYDEWNKTYGHVYREMIGHGVQSIMVGHIGAPEVSRHFRPGLADSEVLPATLAPELLQDLLRGELGFNGLVLTDASLMVGLTQAMKRRDLVPATIAAGCDMFLFFRNPEEDFGYMLDGYKSGVITEGRLQDALRRILGLKASLGLHLASRESLVPSAEALAVIGSEAHREIAAEVAEKTVTLVKDTAGNLPISAQTHPRIRLYGISGGADFTRADPLAYLDTVREELEAAGFEVSVFKTAEQREGAGESGMNFMRVLSEEATGDYAERYDAAFVFANVKGFAQEASIRIKWSSPMAAEIPWYATEVPTVFVSLNQPNHLIDVPMVRTVIHAHAATREAIRATIQKIQGKSEFQGTFNQNVFCDSFDTRL is encoded by the coding sequence ATGACTGGTAAATCAGATTCTGGTGCTCGCCACCACATCGTGGTCATGGGTGTGGCCGGTTGCGGGAAAAGCACCGTAGGTGCTGCGCTCGCCGAGCGTCTGGGCGCTGAATTTCTCGACGGCGATTCGCTGCACCCCCAGGCGAACATCGAGAAGATGGCTTCGGGTACTCCGCTGAACGACGACGACCGCGCACCATGGTTGGCCGAAATCGGGAGGCGATTCCCGGCGTCGGACTCTTCACTTGTCATCGCGTGCAGCGCGCTCAAGCGCAGCTACCGGGACATTATCCGGAGCGCCGATCCGTCGGTGGTGTTTGTGCATCTGCACGGGACCCGCGAGCTGCTGAACGCGCGCATGACTGCCCGCCCCGGCCACTTCATGCCGGCCTCGCTGCTGGATTCGCAACTGGCAACACTGGAGCCCTTGCAGTCCGACGAAGGCGGGGTGGTTGTGAACATTGCCCAATCCGTGGAGGACATCGTGGATGACGTGACCTCGGCCTTGAGCGGCAAGGGATCGTTCCTTGTGGACCTCACAGCGGCCCCGTTCAACCTCGACGACGCCGCGGTGGAGTGGGTGGAGGCGACCATCGGCTCCATGACGCTGGAAGAGAAGATCGGCCAGCTGTTCATCAACCACAACAATGATTACTCCCCGGCGTACCTGGATGGCGTGCTGGAGAACTTCCACGTGGGCGGCATGCGCTACCGTCCCGGTCCGTCGTCGGCCGTGCAGGAACACATCCGTTACGCCCAGTCCAAGACCCGGATCCCGTTGCTGATTGCGTCCAACCCGGAAATGGGCGGCGCAGGCAGCTGCGACGACGGCACGTTCGTGTCCACCCACCTGCAGGCCGGTTCGCATCCCGATAAGAACATTGCCCGGCAGATGGGCCAAGTGGCCGGCGTTGAAACTGCTGCGCTGGGCTGTAACTGGGCCTTCGCGCCGATCGTGGACATCCACTACAACTGGCGGAACACGGTCATCTCCACGCGGGCTTTCGGCAACACCCCGGACATTGTGGTGGAACGGGCCAAGGAGTACTTCGACGGCATCAGCGAATCACCCACTGTCTGCGCCATGAAGCACTTCCCCGGCGACGGTATTGATGAGCGCGATCAGCACGTGGTCACCTCGTACAACACGCTTGGATACGACGAGTGGAACAAGACCTATGGGCACGTGTACCGCGAGATGATCGGGCACGGCGTGCAGTCGATCATGGTGGGTCACATCGGTGCGCCGGAGGTGTCCCGGCATTTCCGTCCCGGCCTGGCGGATTCCGAGGTGTTGCCCGCAACGCTGGCTCCGGAACTGTTACAGGACCTGCTGCGGGGCGAGCTCGGCTTCAACGGGCTGGTCCTCACGGACGCTTCCTTGATGGTGGGCCTGACGCAGGCCATGAAGCGGCGCGATCTGGTGCCCGCAACCATCGCAGCGGGTTGCGATATGTTCCTGTTCTTCCGGAACCCCGAGGAGGACTTCGGTTACATGCTGGATGGCTATAAGTCCGGCGTGATCACCGAAGGGCGTTTGCAGGATGCCTTGCGGCGGATTCTTGGCTTGAAGGCGAGCCTCGGGCTGCACCTCGCCTCCCGGGAATCGTTGGTGCCGTCAGCCGAAGCCTTGGCGGTGATCGGCAGTGAAGCACACCGTGAGATCGCTGCAGAAGTGGCTGAAAAGACCGTCACGCTGGTGAAAGACACTGCGGGTAACTTGCCCATCTCAGCTCAAACGCATCCGCGGATCCGCCTCTATGGCATTTCTGGTGGCGCTGACTTCACGCGGGCTGACCCGCTCGCGTACCTGGACACCGTCCGGGAAGAGCTGGAAGCTGCAGGTTTTGAGGTCAGTGTGTTCAAGACTGCCGAGCAGCGCGAAGGAGCAGGGGAGTCCGGCATGAACTTCATGCGGGTACTGTCCGAAGAGGCCACGGGCGATTACGCGGAGCGCTACGACGCCGCCTTCGTCTTCGCCAACGTCAAAGGCTTTGCGCAGGAGGCTTCCATTCGGATCAAGTGGTCTTCGCCGATGGCGGCCGAGATTCCCTGGTACGCCACGGAAGTTCCCACGGTGTTTGTCTCACTGAACCAACCGAACCATTTGATCGACGTACCCATGGTCAGGACCGTCATTCACGCACACGCGGCAACGCGCGAGGCCATCCGCGCCACCATCCAAAAGATCCAAGGGAAGTCCGAATTCCAGGGAACGTTCAACCAGAACGTCTTCTGCGATTCGTTCGACACCCGCCTCTGA